A stretch of the Vidua chalybeata isolate OUT-0048 chromosome W unlocalized genomic scaffold, bVidCha1 merged haplotype SUPER_W_unloc_5, whole genome shotgun sequence genome encodes the following:
- the LOC128782923 gene encoding uncharacterized protein LOC128782923 isoform X1 produces MALALRLFLPLLLAVALPARAAQAAPLQVRGADEHARKASPAAWLHADFQPLKPPAGVSAGKTFQAPFRVAAHKPSSHRREMDREAVLKAEFPGGSSGSLAASAAGREAMPGTVTEGWDRDLHHLERLANHGLRVLELGEAERDDEDDLDSQPIPITEPQGDAEGVSAGRTFPGPLVDVAHKPNSHCRGPLRRKNKPTGDSKSLEESKHLEQILSDVERRGGGCISLSLPLGLSNRGHSLHIWTRRARHSGKGSMAAWLPRCCFPGLQGCFPAWPGCSFSPASAGRHLAAADREPKLHHGPEIPCNFLVSGLMQRGSCLQEGVPWSSSKTLAIFLVFIHPLTSIAWSRTAQHRGIMACRLRGLGTGQSCAKGRQGPSSGGNRDQGPPVPLHRAASSAVEHSTGSRSPLLPQMQPAPQHMLTRPGKA; encoded by the exons ATGGCCCTTGCTCTGCGCCTcttcctcccgctcctcctggccgtggccctgcctgccagggctgcccaggctgctccgcTGCAAGTGCGGGGAGCAG ATGAGCATGCTAGGaaggcttctccagcagcttggCTCCATGCAGATTTCCAGCCTCTTAAGCCTCCTGCAG gtgtgtctgcagggaaGACTTTTCAGGCTCCTTTCCGGGTTGCTGCacacaagcccagctcccatcGCAGGG agatggacagagaggctgtgctgaaggctgAGTTTCCCGGAGGAAGCAGTGGCTCAttggcagcctctgctgcaggaagggaggcgatgccaggcacagtcacTGAAG GTTGGGACCGTGACTTGCATCATTTGGAAAGACTGGCAAACCATGGTTTAAGGGTCTTGGAGCTTGGTGAAG CTGAACGTGATGATGAAGATGATCTGGATTCCCAACCCATACCCATTACTGAGCCTCAGGGAGATGCTGAGG gtgtgtctgcagggaggactTTCCCAGGTCCTCTGGTGGATGTTGCACATAAGCCCAACTCCCATTGCAGGG GTCCCCTGAGAAGGAAGAACAAACCTACAGGAGACAGTAAGTCCCTGGAGGAATCCAAACATCTGGAACAAATCCTGAGTGATGTGGAGAGACGTGgtggtgggtgcatttccctcagccttcccctgggactcagcaaCCGGGGGcattccctgcacatctggacacgccgtgcccggcacagcgggaagggatccatggcagcctggctgccccgctgctgctttcctggcctgcagggctgtttcccagcctggcctggctgcagcttctccccagcctctgcaggaaggcatttggcagcagctgacagggagcccaaactgcaccatGGGCCTGAGATCCCCTGCAATTTCCTGGTCTCTGGGTTGATGCAGAGAGGCAGCTGTTTGCAGGAGGGagtgccctggagcagctccaaaaCCCTGGCCATTTTCCTTGTCTTCATCCACCCTTTGACAAGTATTGCTTGGAgcagaacagcacagcacagaggaattATGGCATGCAGGCTCAGGGGTTTGGGTACTGGGCAGtcctgtgccaaggggcggcaaggccccagctctgggggaaacagagACCAAGgacctcctgtccctctgcaccgtgctgccagctcagcagtggaGCACAGCACGGGCTCACGCTCCCCATTGCTCCCACAGATGCAGCCGGCACCTCAACACATGCTGACAAGACCTGGAAAAGCATGA
- the LOC128782923 gene encoding uncharacterized protein LOC128782923 isoform X2 has protein sequence MDREAVLKAEFPGGSSGSLAASAAGREAMPGTVTEGWDRDLHHLERLANHGLRVLELGEAERDDEDDLDSQPIPITEPQGDAEGVSAGRTFPGPLVDVAHKPNSHCRGPLRRKNKPTGDSKSLEESKHLEQILSDVERRGGGCISLSLPLGLSNRGHSLHIWTRRARHSGKGSMAAWLPRCCFPGLQGCFPAWPGCSFSPASAGRHLAAADREPKLHHGPEIPCNFLVSGLMQRGSCLQEGVPWSSSKTLAIFLVFIHPLTSIAWSRTAQHRGIMACRLRGLGTGQSCAKGRQGPSSGGNRDQGPPVPLHRAASSAVEHSTGSRSPLLPQMQPAPQHMLTRPGKA, from the exons atggacagagaggctgtgctgaaggctgAGTTTCCCGGAGGAAGCAGTGGCTCAttggcagcctctgctgcaggaagggaggcgatgccaggcacagtcacTGAAG GTTGGGACCGTGACTTGCATCATTTGGAAAGACTGGCAAACCATGGTTTAAGGGTCTTGGAGCTTGGTGAAG CTGAACGTGATGATGAAGATGATCTGGATTCCCAACCCATACCCATTACTGAGCCTCAGGGAGATGCTGAGG gtgtgtctgcagggaggactTTCCCAGGTCCTCTGGTGGATGTTGCACATAAGCCCAACTCCCATTGCAGGG GTCCCCTGAGAAGGAAGAACAAACCTACAGGAGACAGTAAGTCCCTGGAGGAATCCAAACATCTGGAACAAATCCTGAGTGATGTGGAGAGACGTGgtggtgggtgcatttccctcagccttcccctgggactcagcaaCCGGGGGcattccctgcacatctggacacgccgtgcccggcacagcgggaagggatccatggcagcctggctgccccgctgctgctttcctggcctgcagggctgtttcccagcctggcctggctgcagcttctccccagcctctgcaggaaggcatttggcagcagctgacagggagcccaaactgcaccatGGGCCTGAGATCCCCTGCAATTTCCTGGTCTCTGGGTTGATGCAGAGAGGCAGCTGTTTGCAGGAGGGagtgccctggagcagctccaaaaCCCTGGCCATTTTCCTTGTCTTCATCCACCCTTTGACAAGTATTGCTTGGAgcagaacagcacagcacagaggaattATGGCATGCAGGCTCAGGGGTTTGGGTACTGGGCAGtcctgtgccaaggggcggcaaggccccagctctgggggaaacagagACCAAGgacctcctgtccctctgcaccgtgctgccagctcagcagtggaGCACAGCACGGGCTCACGCTCCCCATTGCTCCCACAGATGCAGCCGGCACCTCAACACATGCTGACAAGACCTGGAAAAGCATGA